In a single window of the Elaeis guineensis isolate ETL-2024a chromosome 8, EG11, whole genome shotgun sequence genome:
- the LOC105035452 gene encoding probable BOI-related E3 ubiquitin-protein ligase 3 — translation MAVQAQNRSSDFAPDFRGRDRDFLAVITPSSALLVAHVHLGEKQKILINGDAGISDPESELTCNASGSRKRSRDDGEVMVLPHAGHWNNHHPQQHHISHGMQFAPVINPKYAGLHLSYEQSRLQGSAGTSTSGRPPAISPLVQDLVSHLYHQSLEIDALIGFQSEKFRSGLEEAQKRHCRALLLILEQRAEKRLKEKEAELESVGWRNAELEEKARQVQAESQMWFNMAKNNEAIAASLRATLEKVLLRNAAGCVGGRAKEGYGDTDGAPFPADDAQSCCFEEEAAARGIFGGGREELRWLRPCKVCEVKEATFVLLPCRHLCLCKDCESMVDTCPICQSSKNACFQIYLS, via the exons ATGGCCGTGCAAGCGCAGAACCGCTCCAGCGACTTTGCTCCGGATTTCCGCGGCAG AGATAGGGACTTCCTCGCCGTAATCACTCCGAGTAGTGCCCTCCTTGTAGCCCACGTCCATCTTG GAGAGAAGCAGAAGATATTGATTAATGGAGATGCAGGGATCAGCGACCCGGAGAGCGAGCTGACATGCAATGCTTCTGGATCGAGGAAGAGGAGTCGAGACGACGGCGAAGTCATGGTTCTCCCCCATGCCGGTCACTGGAACAATCACCACCCGCAGCAGCACCATATCTCTCACGGGATGCAATTTGCCCCAGTGATCAACCCCAAGTATGCCGGGTTGCACCTGTCCTACGAACAGAGCCGCCTGCAGGGGTCCGCCGGCACGTCCACCAGCGGCCGGCCGCCGGCCATCTCCCCTCTCGTCCAAGACCTCGTCTCTCATCTCTACCACCAGAGCCTCGAGATCGACGCCCTCATCGGATTCCAG AGCGAGAAATTTCGTTCGGGATTGGAGGAGGCGCAGAAGAGGCATTGCCGGGCCCTTCTCTTGATCCTGGAGCAGAGGGCGGAGAAGAGGCTTAAAGAAAAAGAAGCGGAGCTAGAGAGCGTGGGCTGGAGGAACGCGGAGCTGGAGGAGAAGGCGAGGCAGGTCCAGGCGGAGAGCCAGATGTGGTTCAACATGGCCAAGAACAACGAGGCCATCGCCGCCAGCCTGAGGGCCACCCTGGAAAAAGTCCTCCTCCGGAACGCCGCCGGCTGCGTCGGTGGCCGGGCCAAGGAGGGGTACGGCGACACCGATGGCGCCCCGTTCCCGGCTGATGATGCCCAGTCGTGCTGCTTCGAGGAGGAGGCGGCGGCAAGGGGGATCTTCGGCGGCGGCAGAGAGGAGCTCCGGTGGCTGAGACCGTGCAAGGTGTGCGAGGTAAAGGAGGCAACTTTTGTGCTGCTCCCCTGCCGGCATCTTTGCTTGTGTAAGGACTGCGAATCGATGGTTGATACGTGCCCAATCTGCCAATCCTCCAAGAATGCTTGTTTCCAAATTTATCTCTCCTGA